One Benincasa hispida cultivar B227 chromosome 5, ASM972705v1, whole genome shotgun sequence genomic window carries:
- the LOC120077407 gene encoding uncharacterized protein LOC120077407, which translates to MAYGEALKLVNPGTIFEVEVEDGQYFKYVFMAFGPCIRGFLNCIRPVVVVDGTHLHEKYKGMLLIATCIDGNNNIYPIAFSIVDVENDASWTRFMTHLKASIGDIPNLVIISDRHISIVKAVARIFPDAFHALCIYRIRNNLLDKFKNKNIIPHFYLLAKAYRMSKFHMYWAKLHQYPGVTAYLEEVGLQRWARVYQVHCTCEKMMKNIVECLNRVLKDAQELLIIKLLEHIREWLQGWFYIRRTHAMA; encoded by the coding sequence ATGGCATACGGCGAGGCACTTAAGCTTGTAAATCCAGGTACCATATTTGAGGTTGAAGTAGAAGACGGACAATACTTTAAGTACGTCTTCATGGCTTTTGGTCCGTGTATCAGGGGTTTTCTAAACTGCATCCGCCCAGTAGTTGTTGTTGATGGGACCCATTTACATGAGAAAtacaaaggtatgttgttaATAGCAACGTGTATCGATGGAAATAACAACATATATCCTATCGCCTTTAGTATTGTAGATGTTGAGAATGATGCATCATGGACTCGGTTCATGACTCATTTGAAGGCTTCAATAGGAGACATTCCCAATCTAGTGATTATATCAGATCGTCACATCTCAATTGTAAAGGCGGTTGCAAGGATATTCCCTGATGCATTTCATGCCCTATGTATATACCGTATTCGGAACAATTTGCTGgacaaattcaagaataagAATATAATCCCACATTTCTACCTATTGGCGAAAGCATATAGAATGTCTAAATTTCATATGTATTGGGCTAAGCTCCATCAATATCCTGGTGTGACGGCTTATCTTGAGGAAGTTGGATTACAACGGTGGGCAAGGGTTTATCAAGTCCATTGTACATGTGAAaagatgatgaaaaatataGTAGAATGTCTCAATAGAGTGTTGAAAGATGCCCAAGAACTACTAATAATAAAGCTATTAGAGCATATCCGCGAGTGGCTACAAGGTTGGTTCTATATCCGACGTACACACGCAATGGCATGA